The genomic DNA ATCTACTAAGCGTACCTTGGTTCTTCCAGTTTTAGGATCTATCAGTTCTTCAAAGGGTAAAACAGTTATTCTGCCTTGGTCCACACAAACCATACCGTTACTCAATTTTGGCTCTATTTTTCCAAGCAGGAATTGAACCGCACCGTATCCCAGTGTTCTTGTGTAATCAATATCGAACGGAATGGGTCTAGCGCATCTCAGTTCATAGCCTAGTGTGACATCAACGATTGGCATTTCTTCGCCTCTTTCAGCGAATCTTTTCTGGATTTCTCTTTTCAATATTGTAGCGAGTGGTATTTCACTCAATCTGATATGACCATGTGGATCTTCTTTAACAATCACACCGGGTATCCTCGCAAGTTCCTGCTTGTCGAGTATCTCACCTATTCCTTCAGCTATCACAGCAAGACCATCATTTCTTCCAAGCGCCCTTCGTTTTATTATCGCTGCTTCGAGTACATCGCAAACTTCAGACAAGCTCACTTTCTCCTTTCGGAATTCTTCTGCGATGACCGTTACAGTTGCGCTGGCAGCTTTTCCTATTCCGAGCGCAAGGTGTCCGGCCTTCCTACCCATGACCACTACGAAGTACCATCTGTTGGTAGTTCTTGAATCTTGAAGCAGATTATAGACAAGCTCTGTACCCACGTGGCGAGCGGTTTCGTACCCAAAGGTCGGCATACCACCGGGCAAGGGCAGATCGTTATCAATGGTCTTAGGAACATGAGCCACGCGGATTGAACCCCCAGATAATTTTGAAACCGCCGATGCAGAGAAGGCGGTATCGTCGCCACCGATGGTCACAAGATACTTCACGTTGAGTTTTTTCAAAGTTTCGACAACGCTCTCAAGATCTTTTTGATTCTTAGTTGGATTCGCCCTCGAAGTTCTGAGGATCGAGCCACCTTCAGTGTGAATTCGTGACACATCCGAGATGCTGAGCGATCTTATCATATCCGTTCTGCCCTTCATGAGATGCTCAAATCCATCGTATATTCCTATCACCTCAAGCCCATTGTTTGTAGCTTCAATAGTTACGGCGTTTATGACGCTGTTTATACCAGGAGCAGGTCCTCCTCCGACCAAGATTGCAACACGTTCTGGCATTCTCACTACACCTCCTCTTCAAAATTATAAATGTGCTCGGTATCGACCGTGTGGTTAACAATTTCGTCAGAGAGTTTTATTTATTTGTTCAGCAATTGGTGTTCTAGATGAGGTTAGAATTCAAACTAAAGAGAGGTAGTGTTTGTGACATGTTGAACGAAGGTCTTATTGGAACGTTTTTGAAGGTCCAAATGAAGATGGAGAAGAAGTGCAACCGCCCGGTGATCTGTGGCGGTGTGTGCTCATTGTAGCACACCAGTCGGAGGAGAAAGATCACCGGGCTACCGAAAAAGGTAGCCCGGTTTTTTTATAGGAGGGGTGAAAGCATGGTGGGTGAACCTGCAGAAATTACTAGTACCGAGAGTGTGGAGTTTCAAAGTACGGAACAGATCATCGAAATGATCAGCAAGTCAAAGAAAAAAACACCGATCATCGCTTATGTGAAGGGAAGACTAGATCGAGTTGATTTCTCATCGGTACGCTTTTTTGGCACCCATGAATTCGGTATTGTCGTAGCAGATTACGAAGATTTCAAAAATTTGATCGAAAACCACCGTCAATTCATCGAAGATTTTCATCTGCAGGTTACAGCAAGAAATTCAGCGCTCCCTCTAGCTGATCTAACGAAGTACAATGCGAGAATAGAACCCGGTGCGATTATAAGGGACATGGTAAAGATTGGGGATGGAGCTGTGATCATGATGGGTGCTGTCATCAACGTTGGAGCCACGATCGGTG from Pseudothermotoga sp. includes the following:
- the dapD gene encoding 2,3,4,5-tetrahydropyridine-2,6-dicarboxylate N-acetyltransferase, with amino-acid sequence MVGEPAEITSTESVEFQSTEQIIEMISKSKKKTPIIAYVKGRLDRVDFSSVRFFGTHEFGIVVADYEDFKNLIENHRQFIEDFHLQVTARNSALPLADLTKYNARIEPGAIIRDMVKIGDGAVIMMGAVINVGATIGERTMIDMNAVVGARAVIGKNCHVGAGAVIAGVLEPPSAVPVVVEDDVMIGANAVVLEGVRVGRGAVVAAGAVVINDVEPYTVVAGVPARFVKRVDERTREKTKIVEALRHLNTTIR
- the pfp gene encoding diphosphate--fructose-6-phosphate 1-phosphotransferase, which translates into the protein MPERVAILVGGGPAPGINSVINAVTIEATNNGLEVIGIYDGFEHLMKGRTDMIRSLSISDVSRIHTEGGSILRTSRANPTKNQKDLESVVETLKKLNVKYLVTIGGDDTAFSASAVSKLSGGSIRVAHVPKTIDNDLPLPGGMPTFGYETARHVGTELVYNLLQDSRTTNRWYFVVVMGRKAGHLALGIGKAASATVTVIAEEFRKEKVSLSEVCDVLEAAIIKRRALGRNDGLAVIAEGIGEILDKQELARIPGVIVKEDPHGHIRLSEIPLATILKREIQKRFAERGEEMPIVDVTLGYELRCARPIPFDIDYTRTLGYGAVQFLLGKIEPKLSNGMVCVDQGRITVLPFEELIDPKTGRTKVRLVDLNSEHYKVAKSYMIKLTKRDLEDPTMLSKLASIAKMTPEQFAQKFANIAD